Proteins encoded together in one Gigantopelta aegis isolate Gae_Host chromosome 8, Gae_host_genome, whole genome shotgun sequence window:
- the LOC121378672 gene encoding piggyBac transposable element-derived protein 4-like, whose translation MENGGFFDSENESTSDFDGFTNDDLPDETFDLDERYNSSDVDLSSDSDDLPLSRLRNGHNRENGNEEIEPETPNRTTSWSPVLTDIQVDAFVQPVGAVNILGNDAKEIDFFEQIFPDESYVKIAQETNRYAQSRIEQNGDDPKWFATNADEIRAFIGFNILMGIVIAPTQDMYFSMDAFFRPTGMSDRITRDRFDKLCQYFHVCDISTNPDRGQPGHDKLAHVRPFLEAIRVQCRTQYSPHCETSIDEAMVAYTGRLSIKQYLPMKPTKRGIKIWARADPHNGFLNDFQVYTGKVNNVVETGLGERVVKDLTRDIWGKNHRVYCDNYFTSVPLFQELLDNKTYACGTVRTNRKYLPASVTQAKLKHQGEMVIEQKEGSMIAVAWHDKRTVNILSTLSNPLERTTVKRKKKDGTQVDVPCPQAVKSYTAYMNGVDRADQLRSSYSVSRRAAKWWKYLFWFLIDISIINAFIMMKESANHIMTSKTGRKKERCQLEFRQNLTKQLVGTYWHKRKRESIQKKATDGLLHWPVVLGKKRTCKQCTLQGVRREPTSGCEQCNVNLCVGCFKPYHKAKFPALFQ comes from the coding sequence atggaaAATGGCGGCTTTTTTGATTCGGAAAATGAAAGCACTTCTGATTTCGATGGCTTTACCAACGATGATCTACCTGATGAAACGTTTGATTTAGATGAAAGATATAATAGTTCTGATGTGGATCTGAGCAGCGATAGTGATGATTTACCTCTGTCACGGCTTCGAAATGGACACAATCGTGAAAATGGCAATGAAGAAATCGAACCAGAAACCCCAAATCGAACTACATCGTGGAGTCCAGTCCTGACTGATATACAAGTAGATGCGTTTGTGCAACCTGTCGGTGCTGTAAATATTCTTGGAAATGATGCAAAAGAAATAGatttttttgaacaaattttcCCCGACGAGTCGTATGTGAAAATCGCCCAAGAGACTAACAGGTATGCACAATCAAGAATCGAACAAAATGGCGACGACCCAAAATGGTTTGCAACAAATGCGGATGAAATTCGAGCATTCATTGGATTCAACATTCTTATGGGAATTGTGATTGCACCCACTCAGGACATGTATTTTTCGATGGATGCATTTTTTCGACCAACAGGTATGTCTGATCGTATTACGCGTGACCGCTTTGACAAGCTTTGTCAGTATTTTCACGTTTGTGATATTTCAACAAATCCTGACCGCGGACAACCTGGACATGATAAACTGGCTCATGTTCGTCCATTTTTAGAAGCTATTCGTGTCCAGTGTAGAACACAGTATTCGCCCCACTGTGAGACATCAATAGACGAAGCCATGGTGGCCTATACTGGTCGTTTGTCAATCAAACAGTACCTCCCCATGAAACCAACAAAACGTGGCATAAAAATATGGGCAAGAGCAGATCCCCACAATGGTTTTTTGAACGACTTTCAAGTCTATACAGGCAAAGTCAACAATGTTGTTGAAACTGGCCTTGGTGAACGGGTTGTGAAAGACTTGACGAGAGACATATGGGGAAAAAATCACCGTGTCTACTGTGACAATTATTTCACTTCTGTGCCACTGTTTCAAGAACTTCTTGACAATAAAACGTATGCTTGTGGTACAGTACGAACCAACCGAAAGTATTTGCCAGCCAGTGTAACCCAAGCGAAGTTGAAACATCAGGGTGAAATGGTCATCGAACAAAAGGAAGGAAGCATGATAGCTGTGGCATGGCACGACAAGCGGACAGTGAACATCCTATCCACTTTGTCAAATCCGCTGGAACGAACGACTGTGAAACGGAAAAAGAAAGACGGCACACAGGTGGATGTTCCCTGTCCCCAGGCAGTCAAATCCTACACAGCATACATGAATGGAGTGGATAGAGCAGATCAGTTGCGGTCATCATACTCAGTTTCACGAAGGGCAGCCAAGTGgtggaaatatttgttttggtttttgatcGACATTTCAATCATAAATGCATTCATCATGATGAAAGAATCGGCCAATCACATCATGACTTCCAAGacaggaaggaagaaggaaagatGCCAGCTGGAATTCCGACAAAACTTGACCAAACAACTAGTTGGAACATACTGGCACAAGAGGAAGCGAGAGAGCATACAGAAGAAAGCCACAGATGGACTTTTACACTGGCCAGTGGTTCTTGGCAAAAAAAGAACATGCAAACAGTGTACCCTTCAGGGCGTTAGACGTGAACCCACCTCAGGCTGTGAACAGTGTAATGTTAACCTGTGTGTGGGTTGTTTCAAGCCTTACCACAAGGCAAAGTTTCCTGCCTTGTTTCAGTAG